The genomic stretch TTAATGTGACCTCTTGTGCACTTTGAATGCCAAAGAACTGTCCTCTCTCAGAACGAGCAACaatatgttttatatatctAAATGACAAACATTGAGACATTCTTTCCAACTTAGATGGGGTTTCATAGACAAACCTTCAATGCATAGCCAACCATTTTTGAAAAAGCCGTAATTGTGAcattctttccttctctctcaaTCTAGAGGTAGACAGAAGTGATGAAGAAAATCAGCACCAAGAATACAGAAGTAGGAACAGCAGTTGTCATGCGGGAAACTTTAATTATGACTGAGCTGGAGAAGTGTACCTTAGCTTTCCCTATTGGAAGGGAAAAACTGGAATCAAGAGCTTCTGCTGAAACAGGGAAGGACTCGCCATATCTGAATCAAGAGTCACCTTATATGTTAATTGTGTTAAAATTACATGGCTAATTATCAGATTGACCAACTTGAACTTTATACTGCATCCAGGCCTTACAGCAACTCATTTTCAAGGAAAACAATAGGATCAGGGTCCCTGATGGCAGCTTTCAGTAGCCCACGGGCATCTTCTGCCGAGTATGGGGCAAGAACTTTCAACCCAGGGCAGGAACCATACCATGCTGCATAACACTGTGGCATTCCaaatatctcatcaaatatTCTTTTGTCAATGATATTTCGTCATTAAAGCTAACACGAAAGTAATAACAAAGAACTCTTCATGTTCACTACTGGCAAATATATTGCATACAATAAAATCTTGGAGACAAAGCTACAAAGATCTTGAACCTAGATAATGACTTCCAGAAGAAAAATGACATAAAATTTTAGCATCTTTGGATCTTCCACTATTTAACTAGTACTCAAAGTGcaaccatcatgataaaatataaGATCGCTACAAGCTGCAGAGAGACATTAGCACTTGTTCCCCTTGCAGTACCAAGAAAGGTAACATTTCCTGGATTAACTTTGctgaatgaaacaaaaaaaagcaTTCCCTCTCAACAACAGAAAACTTGAGAAACTTCATAACACACCAGTTTGTGTAGGTCCAATAACAGAGTTATTGTCAGTAGAAAGGATACTTAGTAACATGTCTCTTCACAAAATAGACAAACAAGAAAGGAACCATCAGgggatgagagagataggaatCAGACCTGTGAATGCTGGGCACCTACACCAGTAGCAGCGCCATTTGGTCCTCGGAAAACAATGGGTACACTTATGTTGCCAGAAGACATGTAATTTGTTTTTGCAGCTGAATTGATTATGTGGTCAATAGCCTGCAGCACAATCAAAATTGTGATCACCAGGATACATAAACTGCAGGCACCCAACAAATTACAAACAGAAACTGAACTGGAAGCATGTTGtgagataaaaaaaacattaactAGCTATTAGTCAAGGCTCAAAAGCAATGGAAGCAAATGGAAGGGATGCCTTTAATCATCATCAAATCTTTGAATTACCTATTCATGGAATTGTCTTTAGGATATTTCTCAATCAAAATATTGTTATACTTATTTCTGATCTCTTGGAtttataagaagaagaagaagatgatcaagaagaaaaggaagaatagAAAAGGAAGCATGGAATTGTCTTACTTTTCTATTTTGGCCTCTGTTTTCTAAGTTaatcaagaagaagatggtAACATGATTAGCTTCTTTTTTGTTGAACCAAAATGCTGGCAAGCCAATGATGATGGATTCCTTACAGTTTCAAAAgcgacaaaaattaaaaagaaaaaaagaaagaaaataattagaaacCTTCTATCGTGTATTTGTGTCTTTCCAGAATTTCACTTGCTATAAGATAATGTCATccattattcaaaatttagctCCATTTTCTAGTTCAATTGCAGTTACCAGGACCAATATGCTTATAACTGGGGTCACGCTCTGAAATAAGTTGATGGATACACATATTTTTGTTCTAATTTTACATTCTAAGCATGTTTTGTCTAACTTTCTTCAGTGTCATAGTCATGTTTTTTTCACATCATATTATAATGCAAGTTCTATTATTTCTAGGCTGATACAACTAGCACACAGCACGCTGGCTTTAAGTCCACGAATTTTTCTGTTGAAACATAGCATGTTACAACACTGAGAAGGCATCCCCTGAATAAGGATTATTTTTCAGATGCCACCATATGAACTATTCAAGCCATATGAGAAGTCCAACTACATTATCTAAAATATCAGAAAATCCATCATCTGTTTTGCACAGAAAATAAAAGACCTCTTACCTGCATTGCAAAATTAAATGTCATAAATTCCACTATAGGCCTAAGGCCATAATAAGCAGCACCTACTCCAATACCTGTGAAACCGGCCTGCAGGAACAAGAACTTTTACACATGAGACACAAGAATTATAGCAGAATGAGagatataaagaaagaaaaagcctGTCATCAATGTGTAAGTTTTACctgaaaagaaaaaggttaatctAAAGGGGGAATGGAGTTATTCTGCAAGTTTAAGGATGAAACTGACAAAAAGGATCAAGCATAGATAAGATAAATGTAGGACCAACCTCCGTAATAGGCGTATCAACAACCCTCTGGGGGCCATACTTGTCCAAGAGGCCTTTTGAAACCTAtggaaaatgaaatataaatctGTCAGCAGGTCGGAAGATCATGGAAAAGAATCCACATGATCTTATTTAACGAGGAAGTGAGGAAGAACCTTATATGCACCTTGGTATTCTCCAACCTGCAATAAATTAAAAGAGGCATCATGAAAGaagaaaaccaaaccaaaaaaaaaaaattgcacccAACAATTCCCAATTCATTACCTCTTCACCCATTAGAAACACTCTAGGATCAGCAGACATCTCTTCATCAAGGGCAGAATTTAGAGCATGCCTTACAGTTATCtgcccaaattaatttttataagcCCCCTGATAGGGAATATCAGTTGTAGAAGAACAAAAGGTGGCATTGCCAGGGGAGGTACACACAAATATGAAGAAAGTTCTTAGATTGTCCTCTCTAGCTAAAATTGTAATGCTGCAAACAGGACTgtttatctataaaattaaatgcTTCCTGTGTTTCAACTTGTTTACTTACATATCAAGAAATATTCATCACCCTTTGGCATGTTACAATCAGCAAAGCAATTGAAACAACA from Diospyros lotus cultivar Yz01 chromosome 9, ASM1463336v1, whole genome shotgun sequence encodes the following:
- the LOC127810134 gene encoding pyruvate dehydrogenase E1 component subunit beta-1, mitochondrial-like codes for the protein MMWGILSPKVGAGGPSVQRTKTAVAVLRSYSSVSKQITVRHALNSALDEEMSADPRVFLMGEEVGEYQGAYKVSKGLLDKYGPQRVVDTPITEAGFTGIGVGAAYYGLRPIVEFMTFNFAMQAIDHIINSAAKTNYMSSGNISVPIVFRGPNGAATGVGAQHSQCYAAWYGSCPGLKVLAPYSAEDARGLLKAAIRDPDPIVFLENELLYGESFPVSAEALDSSFSLPIGKAKIEREGKNVTITAFSKMVGYALKAAEILEKRGISSEVINLRSIRPLDRATINASVQKTNRLVTVEEGYPQHGVGAEICASVVEENFMYLDAPVERIAGADVPMPYAANLERMALPQVEDIVRAVERVCFRSPPMAANA